The Sorangiineae bacterium MSr11954 DNA segment CCGAGTCCCAAGGCGCGACTCCCAAGCGCGACATGACGCTGTCGCGCAGGGGCTTTGTGGCGTACGAATAAGGCGTGAAAACCATCGAATCGGGAACCATCCACCGAGACGCCATCGAAAACCTTCGCGCCGAAAGGATCGATTGGCGCTTCAAAGGCGTTCCGTCCGCGCTCTTCGGCACGCGCATCGCCGATGCTGCGGCCGCCGGCCTGGATTTGTTCGCCGATGGCTTCGTCGCCCCCTTGGTCGTCTTGGACGAGGACTCGCTCGACCACAACTTGCGCACCATGGCGAGTTGGTGCGCGCGTCACGGCATCGCGCTCGCGCCCCATGGCAAAACGACCATGGCGCCGCAATTGTTCGCACGGCAGCTCGATCACGGTGCCTGGGGCATCACGGCCGCGAACATCAGCCAATTGCGCGTGTACCGCGCGTTTGGCGTGGGCCGCGTGATGCTGGCCAACCAGCTCGTGGACACCGCTGCGCTGCATTGGCTCGCCGCGGAGTTGGATCGCGATCCGGCTTTTTCATTCTCCTGTTTCGTCGACTCCCTGGCCGGCGTCGCGCGCATGAACGAAGCCTTGTCCGCGCGCCCCTCCGCGCGCCCCGTGGATGTCTTGGTCGAGCTCGGCCGCGCCGGCGGTCGCAGCGGTGCACGCGGCCTCGAGGCGGCCCTGGAGCTCGCGGACGCGGTGAAGCAGAGCCCGAGGCTCCGTCTCGTGGGGGCGGCCGGGTACGAAGCGGCCGTCGTGCGCGGGCTCGACGAGCTACCCATCATCGATTCGTATTTGGGTGATCTTCGGCAGCTGGTGGTGCGCATGGCGGAGAGAGGCCATTTCAGGCACCTGGGCAAGGAGCGCATCTTGGTGACGGCGGGCGGGAGCTCGTATTTCGATCAGG contains these protein-coding regions:
- a CDS encoding amino acid deaminase, with the protein product MKTIESGTIHRDAIENLRAERIDWRFKGVPSALFGTRIADAAAAGLDLFADGFVAPLVVLDEDSLDHNLRTMASWCARHGIALAPHGKTTMAPQLFARQLDHGAWGITAANISQLRVYRAFGVGRVMLANQLVDTAALHWLAAELDRDPAFSFSCFVDSLAGVARMNEALSARPSARPVDVLVELGRAGGRSGARGLEAALELADAVKQSPRLRLVGAAGYEAAVVRGLDELPIIDSYLGDLRQLVVRMAERGHFRHLGKERILVTAGGSSYFDQVAAAFTEAWPAGLDVLGVLRSGCYLTHDDGVYRRSSPFSRAHRLEGGEPFRVALHAWGQVSSHPEPGLALLTMGRRDVPFDQDLPEPQLRRSPDGSTVPLSASRVTQLNDQHAFLALNDGERVEVGDWVRFGLSHPCTTFDKWPLIPVIKGTRVVDLVRTFF